The following proteins are co-located in the Bosea sp. AS-1 genome:
- a CDS encoding arginase family protein, whose amino-acid sequence MRLQVIDLDGSLMHQEPLRRRIDMGEASRVEAADLAARLRIVASRRAGAGLLERLATGGRRGNGPPVYFYGSGDFHHLTALFLQTVSEPVTVVHFDNHPDWVRFPATVNCGAWVNRALELLQVRKVVTIGPCSEDLVRPEWQFANLRAVEAERIALFPWRHAPSRVWGRYDKAASFRQEGSHLHWRNLAEEDWADFLDDLLPAIPTEAVWLTIDKDVLGRGEAVTNWDQGELTLAHLVAAIERLADERRIIGVDVCGDWSEPRFSDPFRAALAFFDHPPRLRPSAGDLAINARANAALIDCFARVLP is encoded by the coding sequence TTGCGCCTGCAGGTCATCGATCTCGACGGCAGTCTCATGCACCAGGAGCCGCTACGGCGCCGCATCGACATGGGAGAAGCATCCCGCGTCGAAGCGGCGGACCTCGCCGCGCGCCTGCGCATCGTGGCGAGCCGCCGTGCGGGGGCGGGCCTGCTCGAGCGACTCGCCACCGGCGGCCGGCGCGGGAATGGCCCGCCGGTGTATTTCTACGGCTCCGGCGATTTCCATCATCTGACGGCCCTGTTCCTGCAGACCGTGTCCGAGCCCGTGACGGTCGTCCATTTCGACAACCACCCCGACTGGGTGCGGTTTCCGGCGACGGTCAATTGTGGCGCCTGGGTCAATCGCGCTCTGGAGCTGCTGCAGGTCCGCAAGGTCGTCACCATCGGCCCCTGCAGTGAGGATCTCGTGCGCCCCGAATGGCAGTTCGCCAATCTCCGGGCAGTCGAAGCTGAGCGGATCGCACTCTTCCCATGGCGGCACGCCCCCTCCCGGGTCTGGGGACGCTACGACAAGGCCGCCAGCTTCCGGCAGGAGGGAAGCCATCTGCATTGGCGCAACCTCGCCGAGGAGGATTGGGCTGATTTCCTCGACGATCTCCTGCCCGCGATCCCGACGGAGGCCGTCTGGCTCACCATCGACAAGGATGTGCTCGGCCGCGGCGAGGCCGTGACGAACTGGGACCAGGGAGAGCTGACGCTCGCCCATCTCGTCGCCGCCATCGAGCGCCTGGCGGACGAACGACGCATCATCGGCGTCGATGTTTGCGGCGACTGGTCGGAGCCTCGCTTCTCGGATCCCTTCCGTGCGGCACTCGCCTTCTTCGATCACCCGCCGCGGCTGCGTCCCTCGGCGGGAGACCTCGCCATCAACGCGCGGGCGAACGCCGCGCTGATCGACTGTTTCGCGCGGGTGCTGCCATGA
- a CDS encoding aminotransferase class III-fold pyridoxal phosphate-dependent enzyme: MDDGFPQIAAAHAATNPAALAAEEARLLALEAEYCSHGDTVHYTQFPKIFSGCEGSFMLDAAGNRFLDLQMWYSAVNFGYANPRLNNALKRQIDTLPQVASQYLHREKIELAAMIAKDAQRKFGAKGRVHFNVGGAQAVEDSLKLVRNASNGKSLMFAFEGGYHGRTLGASAITSSYRYRRRFGHFGERAHFIPFPYHFRGPKGMSKEEYGEHCVAQFARLFESEYNGVWDPKVGQAEYAAFYVEPLQGTGGYVIPPPNFFTGLKKVLDDHGILLVVDEIQMGFYRTGKLWSIEHFGVQPDVIVFGKAVTNGLNPLSGIWAKEELINPTVFPPGSTHSTFNANPLGTAVALEAMKMMEEEDYESMVMAKGKHFLAGLQELKRRHKIVGEVDGLGMALRIEICEPHDSYTPSKRLVDLMCDEGMKADLEVAGRRYGLVLDIGGYYKNVITLAPALTMSYAEIDLAIALLDQLFTRVADA; encoded by the coding sequence ATGGATGACGGATTTCCCCAGATCGCGGCCGCTCACGCCGCGACGAACCCGGCTGCGCTTGCGGCCGAGGAAGCCCGGCTGCTTGCCCTCGAGGCCGAATATTGCTCGCATGGCGATACGGTTCACTACACGCAGTTCCCGAAGATCTTCTCGGGTTGCGAAGGCTCCTTCATGCTCGATGCGGCGGGCAACCGCTTCCTCGACCTGCAGATGTGGTACTCGGCGGTCAATTTCGGCTATGCCAATCCGCGCCTCAACAACGCGCTGAAGCGCCAGATCGATACGCTGCCACAGGTCGCGAGCCAGTATCTCCATCGCGAGAAGATCGAGCTGGCGGCGATGATCGCCAAGGACGCCCAGCGCAAGTTCGGCGCGAAGGGCCGGGTCCATTTCAATGTCGGCGGCGCGCAGGCGGTGGAAGACTCGCTCAAGCTCGTGCGCAATGCCTCGAACGGCAAGAGCCTGATGTTCGCCTTCGAGGGCGGCTATCACGGCCGCACGCTCGGCGCCTCCGCGATCACCTCGTCCTATCGCTATCGCCGCCGCTTCGGCCATTTCGGCGAGCGCGCGCATTTCATCCCGTTCCCGTATCACTTCCGCGGGCCGAAGGGCATGAGCAAGGAGGAGTATGGCGAGCACTGCGTCGCGCAGTTCGCCCGGCTCTTCGAAAGCGAATATAACGGCGTCTGGGATCCGAAGGTCGGCCAGGCCGAATATGCCGCCTTCTATGTCGAGCCTCTGCAGGGCACGGGCGGTTATGTCATCCCGCCACCGAACTTCTTCACCGGGCTGAAGAAGGTACTCGACGACCACGGCATCCTGCTCGTCGTCGACGAAATCCAGATGGGCTTCTACCGGACGGGCAAGCTCTGGTCGATCGAGCATTTCGGCGTGCAGCCGGACGTGATCGTCTTCGGCAAGGCCGTCACCAACGGCCTGAACCCGCTCTCCGGCATCTGGGCCAAGGAAGAACTGATCAACCCGACCGTCTTCCCGCCGGGCTCCACCCATTCGACCTTCAACGCCAATCCGCTCGGCACCGCCGTCGCGCTGGAGGCGATGAAGATGATGGAGGAGGAAGACTACGAGTCCATGGTCATGGCCAAGGGCAAGCATTTCCTTGCCGGCCTCCAGGAGTTGAAGCGCCGCCACAAGATCGTCGGTGAGGTCGACGGTCTCGGCATGGCCCTGCGCATCGAGATCTGCGAGCCGCATGACAGCTACACCCCGTCGAAGCGGCTGGTCGACCTGATGTGCGACGAGGGCATGAAGGCCGACCTCGAAGTCGCCGGCCGGCGTTACGGGCTCGTGCTCGACATCGGTGGCTACTACAAGAACGTCATCACCCTCGCGCCGGCACTCACGATGAGCTATGCCGAGATCGATCTGGCGATCGCATTGCTCGACCAGCTCTTCACCCGCGTCGCCGACGCCTGA
- a CDS encoding alpha/beta fold hydrolase, with translation MTTRDFSLRYAGDRTGFLLIHGLGGTPTEMRLVARALHRGGHTVHCPQLAGHCAGEAELLATGWRDWTQSVVDELEHMRGICDTVIVGGLSMGAVLAMHVAAVRPDAVDGLALYAPTLWYDGWSIPRYAFLLKWLINTPAGRRYSFVEREPYGVKDLRTRSLITAAITRGDSAEAGLLGTPSGALKQMWELIGQTRREMPTIKCPALLVHAREDDVASLSNAFYIQRRLGGLVDAVILDDSYHLVTIDQQREIVVERSLALAARLAKPHLHEVASGLHIVAAE, from the coding sequence GTGACGACGCGCGATTTCAGCCTCCGCTATGCCGGCGACCGCACCGGCTTCCTGCTGATCCACGGCCTGGGCGGCACGCCGACCGAAATGCGGCTGGTCGCGCGCGCGCTGCACCGCGGCGGCCATACCGTGCACTGCCCGCAGCTGGCAGGCCATTGTGCTGGAGAAGCAGAGTTGCTGGCGACGGGCTGGCGCGACTGGACCCAGAGCGTCGTCGATGAGCTCGAGCATATGCGCGGCATCTGCGACACGGTCATCGTCGGTGGGCTGTCCATGGGCGCTGTTCTCGCGATGCATGTCGCGGCCGTGCGGCCCGACGCGGTGGACGGGCTCGCTCTCTATGCACCGACGCTGTGGTATGATGGCTGGTCGATCCCGCGCTATGCCTTCCTGCTGAAATGGCTGATCAACACGCCGGCCGGCCGGCGCTACAGCTTCGTCGAGCGTGAGCCTTACGGGGTCAAGGACCTGCGGACCCGCTCCCTGATCACAGCGGCGATCACGCGTGGTGACAGCGCCGAGGCGGGACTGCTCGGCACTCCCTCCGGTGCTCTCAAGCAGATGTGGGAGCTGATTGGCCAGACCCGGCGCGAGATGCCGACGATCAAATGCCCGGCACTGCTGGTGCACGCCCGCGAGGACGATGTCGCCAGCCTGTCCAACGCCTTCTACATCCAGCGGCGGCTCGGAGGGCTCGTCGACGCCGTCATCCTCGACGACAGCTATCACCTGGTGACGATCGACCAGCAGCGCGAGATCGTCGTCGAGCGTTCGCTGGCCCTCGCAGCCCGGCTCGCGAAGCCGCATCTTCACGAGGTGGCATCGGGGCTGCACATCGTGGCAGCCGAATGA
- a CDS encoding Re/Si-specific NAD(P)(+) transhydrogenase subunit alpha, whose translation MRIGTPKEVLAGEARVAMTPDSAVQLQKLGYDCLIETGAGALAGFTDDAYRAAGVTVIETAAALWDEADVIAKVRPPETAEAERLKADKTLIAFFYPAQNKELLELCKDKGAAVIAMDMVPRISRAQKMDALSSMANIAGYRAVIEAGNNFGRFFTGQITAAGKVPPAKVLVVGAGVAGLAAIGTATALGAITYAFDVRPEVSEQIESMGAQFVFLDFKGQQQDGATSGGYAAPSSPEFREAQLKKFRELAPEMDIVITTALIPGRDAPVLWTKDMVKAMKPGSVIVDLAAERGGNCELTKADQKIVTPNGVTIVGYTDFPSRMAAQSSTLYATNIRHMMTDLTPGKDGKLVHNMEDDVIRGATVTYEGAITFPPPPPKVAAIAAQKPKEKAKELTPEEKRAQEAAAFREQTRSQMLLLGIGTVGMLIIGAYAPASFMSHFIVFALACFVGFQVIWNVSHSLHTPLMAVTNAISGIIVLGALLQIGSSGWLVTILAMISVLIASINIVGGFLVTRRMLAMFQKS comes from the coding sequence GTGAGGATCGGAACACCGAAGGAAGTTCTGGCGGGCGAGGCGCGTGTGGCGATGACGCCCGACAGCGCGGTTCAGCTTCAGAAACTCGGCTATGACTGCCTGATCGAGACGGGAGCTGGCGCGTTGGCCGGCTTCACCGACGATGCCTATCGTGCCGCCGGCGTGACGGTGATCGAGACTGCGGCCGCGCTCTGGGACGAGGCCGACGTCATCGCCAAGGTGCGCCCGCCCGAGACGGCCGAAGCCGAGCGGCTAAAGGCTGACAAGACGCTGATCGCGTTCTTCTACCCGGCGCAGAACAAGGAGCTCCTGGAGCTCTGCAAGGACAAGGGCGCCGCCGTCATCGCCATGGACATGGTGCCGCGCATCTCGCGCGCCCAGAAGATGGACGCCCTGTCCTCGATGGCAAACATCGCGGGCTATCGCGCCGTGATCGAGGCCGGCAACAATTTCGGCCGCTTCTTCACCGGCCAGATCACCGCCGCGGGCAAGGTGCCGCCCGCCAAGGTACTGGTGGTAGGCGCCGGCGTCGCCGGCCTTGCCGCGATCGGCACAGCGACCGCGCTCGGCGCCATCACCTACGCCTTCGACGTGCGTCCGGAAGTCTCCGAGCAGATCGAGTCGATGGGCGCGCAGTTCGTCTTCCTCGACTTCAAGGGCCAGCAGCAGGACGGCGCCACGAGCGGCGGCTATGCCGCCCCGTCGAGCCCCGAGTTCCGCGAGGCGCAGCTCAAGAAGTTCCGCGAACTCGCGCCGGAGATGGACATTGTCATCACCACGGCGCTGATCCCCGGCCGCGACGCCCCGGTGCTCTGGACCAAGGACATGGTCAAAGCGATGAAGCCGGGCTCGGTCATCGTCGACCTCGCCGCCGAGCGCGGCGGCAACTGCGAGCTGACCAAGGCCGACCAGAAGATCGTCACGCCGAACGGCGTCACGATCGTCGGCTACACCGACTTCCCGAGCCGGATGGCGGCCCAGTCCTCGACGCTCTATGCCACCAATATCCGCCACATGATGACGGATCTGACGCCGGGCAAGGACGGCAAGCTCGTCCACAACATGGAGGACGACGTCATCCGCGGCGCGACGGTGACCTATGAGGGCGCCATCACCTTCCCGCCGCCGCCGCCGAAGGTGGCCGCGATCGCCGCGCAGAAGCCGAAGGAGAAGGCCAAGGAGCTGACGCCGGAGGAGAAGCGGGCGCAGGAGGCGGCCGCCTTCCGCGAGCAGACCCGCTCGCAGATGCTGCTGCTCGGCATCGGCACGGTGGGGATGCTGATCATCGGCGCCTATGCGCCGGCGAGCTTCATGAGCCACTTCATCGTCTTCGCGCTCGCCTGCTTCGTCGGCTTCCAGGTGATCTGGAACGTGTCGCATTCGCTGCACACGCCGCTGATGGCCGTCACCAATGCGATCTCCGGCATCATCGTGCTGGGCGCCTTGCTGCAGATCGGCTCCTCCGGCTGGCTCGTCACCATCCTGGCGATGATCTCGGTGCTGATCGCATCGATCAATATCGTCGGCGGCTTCCTGGTCACGCGCCGGATGCTCGCCATGTTCCAGAAGTCCTGA
- a CDS encoding HAMP domain-containing sensor histidine kinase produces MSLRLRLVIGFMLVSVPAMLASAFIAAKLISSAFEDNVGHWLRETSRFFRLEIVEAVQEAQRVAGVIGHRLEHSPDDTKMQRTVEREFAVLNSVGYDLIAIYRPSGEVIFSSRSFKAIGALPTSTGQGLFKIAADDQRWLMAGAVQSITINGQPANILVGSWLDDNYLGGIKVVTSLEVTLFSDFDGKLESIMQTHDDKPTVVPEEVKARLDAGEDEIFDPGAGDGAYRAVYAGFRGVDGKLAAVSFIGLRSEAGLLEQLGRERLFLGIFLFGSFIAVLVGSLMSGVLVRPLRALTRGVRAISAGDFGQRVPIGGGREIAELATGFNSMAEQLGKLQELETELRRRDRLSALGQAAMVIAHEVRNPLGIIKTSTEVVRNRARLGGTEAKMLGYVVDEVRRIETLMREFLDFAQPRPLVRSPLPLHNVIERVAAIAAPELARHGIELRIDDASKGAEVAGDADQLHQACLNLVLNAMDAMPTGGTIFASLAVNSDTVSLTIRDEGPGVPEAIRAEVFNPFFTTKAKGTGLGLAKVQSVAAAHGGTVTCESEPGRGAAFTLALPRADKGAST; encoded by the coding sequence ATGTCGCTCAGGCTCCGGCTGGTCATCGGCTTCATGCTGGTCAGCGTGCCGGCCATGCTGGCCTCGGCCTTCATCGCGGCCAAGCTGATCTCCAGCGCCTTCGAGGACAATGTCGGGCACTGGCTGCGGGAGACGTCCCGCTTCTTCAGGCTCGAAATCGTCGAGGCGGTGCAGGAGGCGCAGCGTGTCGCTGGCGTGATCGGCCATCGCCTCGAACACAGTCCCGACGACACCAAGATGCAGCGGACCGTCGAACGCGAGTTCGCCGTGCTGAATTCCGTCGGCTACGACCTCATCGCCATCTATCGCCCCAGCGGCGAGGTGATCTTCTCCTCGCGCTCCTTCAAGGCGATCGGGGCCTTGCCGACGTCGACCGGGCAGGGGCTGTTCAAGATCGCGGCGGACGACCAGCGCTGGCTGATGGCTGGCGCGGTGCAGTCGATCACCATCAACGGGCAGCCCGCGAACATTCTGGTGGGCAGCTGGCTGGACGATAACTACCTCGGCGGAATCAAGGTGGTGACCTCGCTGGAAGTGACTCTGTTCTCCGATTTCGACGGCAAGCTCGAATCCATCATGCAGACGCATGACGACAAGCCGACGGTGGTGCCGGAGGAGGTCAAGGCCCGGCTCGACGCCGGCGAGGACGAGATCTTCGATCCAGGCGCCGGCGATGGGGCCTATCGCGCCGTCTATGCCGGTTTCCGGGGCGTCGACGGCAAGCTGGCGGCCGTCAGCTTCATCGGTCTGCGCAGCGAGGCGGGGCTGCTGGAACAGCTCGGCCGCGAGCGGCTGTTCCTTGGCATATTTCTGTTCGGCAGCTTCATCGCCGTGCTTGTCGGCAGCCTGATGTCGGGCGTCCTGGTCCGGCCGCTGCGTGCCCTGACCCGAGGCGTGCGGGCGATCTCGGCAGGGGATTTCGGGCAGCGTGTGCCGATCGGCGGCGGCCGGGAGATCGCCGAACTGGCCACGGGCTTCAACAGCATGGCCGAGCAGCTGGGCAAGCTGCAGGAACTGGAGACGGAGCTGCGGCGCCGCGACAGACTCTCGGCGCTCGGCCAGGCGGCGATGGTCATCGCGCACGAGGTCCGCAACCCGCTCGGCATCATCAAGACCTCGACGGAAGTGGTGCGGAACCGGGCAAGGCTCGGCGGCACCGAGGCGAAGATGCTGGGTTACGTCGTCGACGAGGTGCGCCGCATCGAGACATTGATGCGGGAATTCCTCGACTTCGCCCAGCCACGCCCGCTGGTCCGCAGTCCCCTGCCGCTGCACAACGTGATCGAGAGGGTCGCGGCAATCGCGGCGCCGGAACTCGCGCGGCATGGCATCGAGCTTCGCATCGATGATGCCAGCAAGGGCGCCGAAGTCGCCGGCGACGCCGACCAGCTTCATCAGGCCTGCCTCAATCTGGTCTTGAATGCGATGGATGCCATGCCGACGGGTGGCACCATCTTCGCGAGTCTGGCCGTGAATTCCGACACCGTATCGCTGACGATCCGAGACGAGGGACCGGGCGTACCCGAGGCGATCCGTGCCGAGGTCTTCAATCCGTTCTTCACCACCAAGGCGAAGGGAACCGGGCTGGGGCTCGCCAAGGTGCAGAGCGTGGCGGCGGCGCATGGCGGAACGGTTACTTGCGAGAGCGAACCCGGGCGGGGCGCGGCCTTCACGCTTGCCCTGCCGCGTGCCGACAAGGGAGCGAGCACGTGA
- a CDS encoding DUF2147 domain-containing protein: MKGRNLLSAVVAVALLGSLPALADPMADTIGRWRDSDGESEIAISRCGAALCGRIVWLKEPRIDRFNPDEKLRARSLLGLQVLSGFKPDARNILSGEGYNPADGKTYRTTLELTAPDSLVVRGCVLGGLICDDDTWTRQQ; the protein is encoded by the coding sequence ATGAAGGGGCGTAATCTGCTGTCGGCGGTCGTTGCGGTGGCATTGCTCGGCTCGCTGCCGGCGCTGGCCGATCCAATGGCCGATACCATCGGGCGCTGGCGCGATTCCGATGGGGAATCGGAGATCGCCATCAGCCGTTGTGGCGCGGCCCTGTGCGGGCGCATCGTCTGGCTGAAGGAGCCGCGCATCGACCGCTTCAACCCGGATGAGAAGCTGCGGGCACGCTCGCTGCTCGGCCTGCAGGTGCTCAGCGGTTTCAAGCCCGACGCCAGGAACATCTTGTCCGGCGAAGGCTACAACCCTGCCGACGGCAAGACCTACCGCACGACGCTCGAACTGACGGCGCCGGATTCGCTTGTCGTGCGCGGTTGCGTGCTCGGCGGGCTGATCTGCGACGACGACACCTGGACGAGGCAACAGTGA
- a CDS encoding MtnX-like HAD-IB family phosphatase yields MQWQAIVDFDGTISLEDTTDRILERFAAPGWEAIEADWVAGRIGSRECMQRQIALLQVSPDVLDTFVESFEIDWGFAFFVRVCQRHAIPVTVVSDGLDRTIHAVLRRAGLTGLPVIANHLEPVGGDHWRLTSPHAARDGSCVSGTCKCNVARGLGRLATILVGDGRSDFCLAEHADLVFAKNGLIAHCREAGVEHHPFSQLADAARLLDEMLAGKKPAAAGHQLKDMIDG; encoded by the coding sequence ATGCAGTGGCAGGCCATCGTCGATTTCGACGGCACGATTTCTCTCGAAGACACCACGGACCGGATTCTCGAGCGTTTCGCTGCGCCGGGCTGGGAGGCGATCGAGGCTGACTGGGTCGCGGGCCGCATCGGGTCGCGCGAGTGCATGCAGCGCCAGATCGCGCTGCTGCAGGTCTCTCCGGACGTGCTCGACACCTTCGTCGAGAGCTTCGAGATCGACTGGGGCTTCGCCTTCTTCGTCCGGGTTTGCCAGCGCCACGCGATCCCGGTGACGGTGGTTTCGGATGGCCTCGACCGCACGATCCACGCCGTCCTGCGCCGGGCAGGGCTCACCGGCCTGCCGGTCATCGCCAACCATCTCGAACCGGTGGGTGGCGACCATTGGCGGCTGACCTCGCCGCATGCCGCCCGCGACGGCAGCTGTGTCAGCGGCACCTGCAAATGCAACGTGGCGCGCGGTCTCGGCCGGCTGGCCACCATTCTCGTCGGTGACGGCCGCTCCGATTTCTGCCTGGCCGAGCACGCCGACCTTGTCTTCGCCAAGAACGGCCTGATCGCGCATTGCCGCGAGGCCGGTGTGGAGCATCACCCCTTCTCCCAACTCGCGGATGCAGCGCGTCTTCTGGACGAGATGCTGGCCGGCAAGAAGCCGGCCGCCGCGGGCCATCAGCTCAAGGACATGATCGATGGATGA
- a CDS encoding EamA family transporter: MSATTSAEPLSRWRQLLIWLAFIALDTGTQIAFKWGADGLGDMDFGLAMLARSVTLPGVWFAIAGYLGTFVVWMAILRDMPLSRAFPMTGLVYITVPLLAWSAFGEHIDLLRAGGIALIIVGVVLLGGEDEHEGA, from the coding sequence ATGAGCGCCACGACCTCCGCAGAGCCGCTCTCGCGCTGGCGCCAGCTCTTGATCTGGCTGGCCTTCATCGCGCTCGATACGGGGACGCAGATCGCCTTCAAATGGGGGGCGGACGGCCTCGGCGACATGGATTTCGGCCTCGCCATGCTGGCGCGCTCGGTGACGCTGCCGGGTGTCTGGTTCGCGATCGCCGGTTATCTCGGGACCTTCGTCGTCTGGATGGCGATCCTGCGCGACATGCCGCTGAGCCGTGCCTTCCCGATGACCGGATTGGTCTATATCACCGTCCCGCTGCTCGCCTGGAGCGCCTTTGGCGAACATATCGACCTGCTGCGCGCAGGCGGCATCGCCCTGATCATCGTCGGCGTCGTGCTGCTCGGCGGGGAGGATGAGCATGAAGGGGCGTAA
- a CDS encoding EamA family transporter — translation MSLTIILWFVLSIVCDVVGQLCLKLGADKLPAGGNLRDMAIALGRSGWALAGILTYVAEFFIWLRILAEVPLSIAFPIASLNFLAITFASSILLGERVGTRQWLGACLITCGVVIVARTA, via the coding sequence ATGAGCCTCACCATCATCCTGTGGTTCGTCCTGTCGATCGTCTGCGATGTCGTCGGACAGCTCTGCCTCAAGCTCGGCGCCGACAAGCTGCCGGCGGGCGGAAATCTTCGCGACATGGCGATTGCGCTGGGCCGTTCGGGCTGGGCGCTGGCCGGCATCCTGACCTACGTCGCCGAGTTCTTCATCTGGCTGCGAATCCTCGCGGAAGTGCCGCTCTCGATCGCCTTCCCGATCGCCAGCCTGAATTTCCTTGCCATCACCTTTGCCAGCTCCATTCTGCTCGGAGAACGGGTTGGCACGCGTCAATGGCTTGGCGCCTGCCTCATCACCTGCGGCGTGGTCATTGTCGCTCGCACAGCCTGA
- a CDS encoding GNAT family N-acetyltransferase, protein MSTLTARIVDSVTEVDAAAWDGCLPGEAECHAYYSACEAAAASSGVGLRMAAIVIERQREVVAVAPLFRLSYRLDTPLQGSLRGLGDALFRRLPRLLTLKALCVGSPYGERCHLGFSPRVDAAGRAAALALLIETLQRQAAAEGAQLVVWKDLAPAQEQDATDQLAQAGFARLASLPLAVLDLPFADEAGYLASLSPATRKDIRRKLAKAGAVRLEFRNDITGLEAEIDALYESTRRQSGLDYGDLEVLPPGYFAAVSQALGDRVVFALYWIGNELGAFNLLLVEADRVIDKFLGMRYPLAREHNLYAVSWMANIRFCIERGIGVFQSGQTAYASKLRFGSRLVPSAIHVRHRSAPLQWALRRLSPRFGFDRFDPDLAEWSKRKAA, encoded by the coding sequence ATGAGCACGCTGACGGCCCGGATCGTCGACAGCGTGACAGAGGTCGACGCTGCGGCCTGGGATGGCTGCCTGCCTGGCGAGGCGGAATGCCACGCCTACTATAGCGCCTGCGAAGCGGCGGCAGCTTCATCCGGCGTAGGGCTGCGCATGGCCGCCATTGTCATCGAGCGGCAGCGGGAAGTGGTTGCGGTCGCCCCGCTGTTCCGACTGAGCTACCGGCTGGATACGCCGCTGCAAGGCAGCCTTCGTGGGCTCGGCGATGCCCTCTTCCGCCGCCTGCCGCGGCTTCTCACCCTGAAGGCTCTTTGCGTGGGCTCGCCCTATGGGGAGCGCTGTCATCTCGGCTTTTCGCCGCGTGTCGACGCGGCCGGGCGCGCGGCGGCACTCGCTCTCCTGATCGAGACCTTGCAGCGACAGGCTGCGGCCGAAGGCGCCCAGCTCGTCGTCTGGAAGGATCTTGCACCCGCTCAAGAGCAGGACGCGACCGATCAGTTGGCTCAGGCCGGTTTTGCCCGCCTCGCCAGCCTGCCGCTCGCTGTTCTCGATCTGCCCTTTGCGGATGAAGCCGGCTATCTCGCTTCGTTGTCGCCGGCCACCCGCAAGGATATCCGGCGCAAGCTCGCGAAGGCGGGGGCGGTGCGCCTCGAGTTCCGCAACGATATCACCGGGCTGGAAGCCGAAATCGATGCACTCTACGAATCGACCCGGCGCCAGAGCGGCCTCGACTATGGCGATCTCGAAGTGCTGCCGCCCGGCTATTTCGCTGCCGTCTCGCAGGCGCTCGGCGACCGGGTCGTCTTTGCGCTCTACTGGATCGGGAACGAGCTCGGCGCCTTCAACTTGCTTCTGGTCGAGGCCGACCGCGTCATCGACAAGTTTCTCGGCATGCGCTACCCGCTGGCCCGGGAGCACAATCTCTATGCGGTGAGCTGGATGGCGAACATCCGGTTCTGCATCGAGCGCGGCATCGGCGTGTTCCAGAGCGGGCAGACGGCCTATGCCTCGAAACTGCGCTTCGGCAGCCGGCTGGTCCCGTCCGCAATCCATGTCCGGCATCGTAGCGCTCCTCTGCAATGGGCTCTGCGTCGCCTGAGTCCCCGGTTCGGTTTCGATCGCTTCGATCCGGATCTCGCCGAATGGTCCAAAAGGAAGGCGGCATGA